One Thalassospira marina DNA window includes the following coding sequences:
- a CDS encoding ABC transporter substrate-binding protein, whose protein sequence is MLSLANFHSASRKQISGKASFVSGGTAFLFGCTLLAGSAWAEVPYFADQVKSGALPPMEQRLPEHPLKMDFAAEGKEVGKYGGDMVTIMGRSKDIRMAVVYGYTHLVGYDQNLDLKPDILESLDVNEDGSVFTLHLRKGHKWSDGAPFTAEDFRFYWEDVVNNDDLFPVGPPRFLLVDGEPPKFEVLDEYTVRYSWSQPNPFFLPELASTRPPFIYRPAHYLKQFHEKYQDPQKLEAMVQERGLRNWAVLETDMDRPYKLENINLPTLQPWIIRTQEPSDRFIFERNPYFHRVDPDGNQLPYIDRMIFNISNAKLVPAKVGAGEVDIQSRILTLKDYTFLKQSEKDKAYHVRLWDVGYGNYATLYPNLTVSDPVWRKLLRDLRFRKALSLAINRTELNRVLFFGLATARNNTVLPKSPLFKKEYASENIGFDLKAANALLDEMGLDKRNDDGIRLMPDGRPLEIIVETAGENPEQDDILELIGDSWKKAGIKLYVKALQREVMRTRAYSGDTVMSIFTGIDNGLAVPSTVPSEFVPVNQDSLQWPKWGQYYDTGGEAGEKPDMPAAEELMKLYEKWRTGGPGQQKEAWEHILDINAENLFSIGLVGNVPQPVVVADGLKNVPEKGIHSWEPGGFFGIYHPDTFWWDR, encoded by the coding sequence ATGTTGTCCCTTGCGAATTTTCACTCAGCTTCGCGCAAGCAGATAAGCGGTAAAGCGTCGTTTGTTTCCGGGGGCACGGCATTTTTGTTTGGCTGCACGCTTCTGGCCGGAAGTGCTTGGGCCGAAGTGCCCTATTTTGCCGATCAGGTGAAATCGGGCGCGTTACCGCCAATGGAACAGCGCCTGCCGGAACATCCCCTGAAAATGGATTTCGCCGCCGAGGGCAAAGAAGTGGGCAAATATGGTGGCGATATGGTCACCATCATGGGCCGGTCAAAGGATATCCGCATGGCGGTGGTGTATGGCTACACCCATTTGGTGGGCTATGACCAGAACCTGGATTTGAAACCCGATATCCTTGAAAGCCTGGATGTTAACGAAGATGGCAGTGTGTTTACCCTGCATCTGCGCAAAGGACATAAATGGTCGGACGGGGCACCGTTTACGGCCGAGGACTTCCGGTTTTACTGGGAAGATGTTGTTAATAACGATGACCTGTTCCCGGTCGGGCCGCCGCGCTTTTTGCTGGTAGACGGCGAACCGCCAAAGTTTGAAGTGCTTGACGAGTATACTGTCCGTTATAGCTGGTCGCAGCCAAACCCGTTTTTCCTGCCCGAACTGGCATCAACACGGCCGCCGTTTATCTATCGCCCGGCGCATTACCTCAAACAGTTCCATGAAAAATACCAGGACCCGCAAAAGCTTGAGGCGATGGTCCAGGAACGGGGCCTGCGCAATTGGGCGGTGCTGGAAACCGATATGGACCGACCCTATAAGCTGGAAAATATCAACCTGCCAACATTGCAGCCCTGGATCATTCGCACGCAGGAACCATCCGACCGGTTCATTTTTGAACGCAACCCGTATTTCCACCGGGTTGATCCCGATGGCAACCAGTTGCCCTATATTGACCGTATGATCTTCAATATCTCCAACGCGAAACTGGTGCCTGCCAAGGTTGGCGCGGGCGAGGTGGATATTCAAAGCCGTATCCTGACGTTAAAGGACTATACGTTCCTGAAACAGTCGGAAAAGGACAAGGCTTATCATGTGCGGTTGTGGGATGTGGGGTATGGCAACTATGCGACGCTGTATCCGAACCTGACGGTTTCAGACCCGGTCTGGCGCAAGCTGTTGCGTGATTTACGCTTCCGTAAGGCATTGTCGCTGGCGATTAACCGCACAGAACTTAACCGGGTGCTGTTTTTTGGCCTGGCAACGGCACGCAACAACACCGTTCTGCCCAAAAGCCCGCTATTCAAAAAAGAATATGCCAGTGAAAATATCGGTTTTGATCTGAAAGCGGCCAATGCCCTGCTTGATGAAATGGGCCTCGACAAACGCAATGATGATGGCATCCGCCTGATGCCCGATGGCAGGCCGCTTGAAATTATTGTCGAAACGGCCGGGGAAAACCCCGAACAGGACGATATTTTGGAGCTGATTGGCGATAGCTGGAAAAAGGCGGGCATCAAGCTTTATGTGAAGGCGCTGCAACGTGAAGTAATGCGCACGCGCGCCTATAGCGGCGATACTGTGATGTCGATTTTCACCGGTATTGATAATGGCCTTGCCGTACCATCAACCGTGCCATCCGAATTTGTGCCGGTAAACCAGGACAGCCTGCAATGGCCGAAATGGGGCCAGTATTACGATACTGGCGGCGAAGCCGGTGAAAAGCCCGATATGCCCGCCGCCGAAGAACTGATGAAGCTTTATGAAAAATGGCGCACCGGCGGGCCAGGCCAGCAGAAAGAAGCCTGGGAACATATCCTTGATATCAATGCCGAAAATCTGTTTTCTATTGGGCTGGTTGGCAATGTGCCGCAGCCCGTTGTGGTGGCAGACGGTTTGAAAAACGTGCCGGAAAAAGGCATTCACAGTTGGGAACCCGGTGGGTTCTTTGGCATCTATCATCCCGACACCTTTTGGTGGGATCGCTAA
- a CDS encoding ABC transporter ATP-binding protein, with amino-acid sequence MTDILRIRDLEVEFVTPHMRTKAVDKVSFRIGAQQTVALVGESGSGKTTISQAIMGILPKAAQITGGSIVFADPKKPGTRVDIAMLSANSPEMRAIRGGSISMIFQEPMSSLSPIHTVGDQICEAVRLHQKVGASEARDLAREMLELVGFPNAKAALRTYPFELSGGLRQRAMIAMALVCRPALLVADEPTTALDVTIQAQTLRLIKDLQQNLKMSVLLITHDLGVVANMADHMVVVYNGRVVERGRTDDIFINPGHAYTRSLLQAVPHFDMDPQERLKPLREIKPRTDGLLTLVDKFDRKMAKLAEHASYGNGRGALPVAPHNELVASASTPDDTANSADQTGQVECEGGAAPVTPMAPATPAENLPVARRLSEGVKGEAVLSVSHLNKSFPVRKSGWFGIDERRIQAVSDVSLTVGRGECVGLVGESGCGKTTLSKLIMRAMAPDSGSILFRGESGQMTELVGLDEDRLAPYRKRIQFVFQDPFSSLNPRMTVHDLISEPMLIHGVGTAKYRRKMVLELMEVVGLDPRFLNRYPHSFSGGQRQRIGIARALCLRPDLLILDEPTSALDVSVQAQILNLLKDLQRDLNLTYLFISHNLAVIDYMADRIAVMCAGRIVESAPRASLFKNPAHPYTQALLNAVPYADLDHPLDFSKIIDGKCSDPAAWPAPFTVDRNSNPSMVQLAEDHFVRMTRPDYQEIAV; translated from the coding sequence ATGACCGATATTCTGCGTATCCGTGATCTTGAGGTCGAATTCGTAACACCGCATATGCGGACGAAGGCCGTTGACAAAGTCAGCTTTCGGATTGGTGCGCAGCAAACGGTGGCCCTGGTTGGGGAATCGGGTTCGGGTAAAACCACCATTTCCCAGGCGATTATGGGCATTTTGCCCAAGGCCGCGCAAATTACTGGCGGCAGCATCGTCTTTGCTGACCCCAAAAAGCCCGGCACCCGGGTTGATATTGCCATGCTATCGGCCAACAGCCCGGAAATGCGCGCCATTCGCGGTGGCAGTATTTCCATGATTTTTCAGGAACCCATGAGTTCCCTTTCCCCCATTCACACAGTGGGCGACCAGATTTGCGAGGCCGTACGCCTGCATCAAAAGGTTGGTGCCAGCGAGGCGCGCGATCTGGCGCGTGAAATGCTGGAACTGGTGGGTTTCCCCAATGCCAAGGCAGCATTGCGGACTTACCCGTTCGAGCTGTCGGGGGGGCTGCGCCAGCGCGCCATGATCGCCATGGCCCTTGTTTGCCGGCCGGCCCTTCTGGTGGCAGATGAACCCACAACTGCCCTTGATGTGACCATTCAGGCGCAAACCCTGCGACTGATCAAGGATTTGCAGCAGAATTTGAAAATGTCGGTGCTGCTGATTACCCATGATCTGGGTGTGGTTGCCAATATGGCCGACCATATGGTGGTGGTTTATAATGGCCGTGTGGTGGAACGCGGGCGGACGGATGATATTTTTATCAATCCCGGCCATGCCTATACCCGTTCGCTTTTGCAGGCGGTGCCGCATTTCGACATGGACCCGCAGGAACGTTTAAAACCCCTTCGCGAAATCAAACCGCGTACCGATGGCCTTTTAACGCTGGTCGACAAGTTCGATCGCAAAATGGCAAAGCTGGCGGAACATGCATCTTACGGCAATGGCCGGGGCGCATTGCCCGTTGCCCCCCATAACGAACTAGTAGCGAGCGCTTCGACACCTGACGATACGGCAAACAGCGCAGATCAAACGGGGCAGGTCGAATGCGAAGGTGGTGCCGCGCCAGTGACGCCAATGGCACCTGCGACACCTGCTGAAAACCTGCCGGTCGCCCGTCGCCTTTCCGAAGGGGTAAAGGGCGAAGCGGTATTATCGGTTTCGCACCTAAATAAAAGCTTCCCGGTGCGCAAAAGCGGCTGGTTTGGCATTGATGAACGGCGCATTCAGGCGGTTAGTGATGTATCGCTGACGGTTGGTCGCGGCGAATGCGTGGGGCTGGTAGGCGAAAGCGGCTGTGGCAAAACCACCCTTTCCAAGCTGATCATGCGTGCCATGGCGCCCGATAGCGGCAGTATCCTGTTTCGCGGTGAAAGCGGCCAGATGACCGAACTGGTGGGGCTGGATGAAGACCGCCTGGCACCTTATCGCAAACGTATCCAGTTTGTTTTCCAGGACCCGTTTTCATCGCTGAACCCGCGTATGACCGTGCATGACCTGATCAGCGAACCAATGTTGATCCATGGTGTTGGCACAGCCAAATACCGGCGCAAAATGGTGCTGGAATTGATGGAAGTTGTCGGGCTTGATCCGCGCTTTTTAAACCGTTATCCGCACAGTTTTTCGGGTGGGCAGCGTCAGCGTATCGGCATTGCCAGGGCGCTTTGCCTGCGACCGGACCTTTTGATCCTTGACGAACCAACATCGGCACTTGATGTATCGGTTCAGGCGCAAATCCTTAATCTTTTGAAAGATTTGCAGCGCGACCTTAACCTGACATATCTGTTTATTTCGCATAATCTTGCTGTGATAGATTACATGGCAGACCGCATTGCCGTGATGTGCGCCGGGCGCATTGTTGAATCAGCACCGCGTGCCAGCCTGTTTAAAAATCCGGCGCATCCCTATACCCAGGCGCTGCTAAATGCCGTGCCCTATGCCGATCTGGACCATCCGCTTGATTTTTCCAAAATCATTGACGGCAAATGTTCTGATCCCGCAGCCTGGCCAGCCCCCTTTACGGTTGATCGCAATTCAAACCCGTCGATGGTGCAACTGGCCGAAGACCATTTTGTGCGCATGACCCGCCCCGATTATCAGGAGATCGCTGTTTGA
- a CDS encoding ABC transporter permease: MSRHTTDRADEHFVDTQPFDPWDKEDLSPEQERYFLASQWKLIWWRLKQHRLAFVSLIILAAMYSAIFIVEFLAPYAQETRDSQNIHHPPQGIHLFDDGKFVGPFTYGTDFSIDMETLKPIYTPNPEKVDKLRFFCSGDPYEFWGMVDASLHLVCPSKDGTLFLLGTDRLGRDMLSRIIYGARISLTIGLVGIAVSFVLGVLIGGAAGYFGGWVDSCVQRVIEVIRSLPEIPLWMALSAALPVTWSPVLIYFGITIILGLIDWTGLARAVRSKFLALREEDYALAARLTGASPKRIITRHLLPNFASHLIASVTLSIPNMILGETALSFLGLGLRPPVVSWGVLLNEAQNINAVAVYPWLMLPVVPVIIVVLAFNFLGDGLRDAADPYKN; the protein is encoded by the coding sequence ATGAGCCGTCATACAACAGATCGCGCCGACGAACATTTTGTCGATACCCAGCCCTTTGACCCCTGGGACAAAGAAGACCTTTCGCCCGAACAGGAACGCTATTTTCTTGCATCGCAATGGAAGCTGATCTGGTGGCGCCTCAAGCAGCACCGGCTGGCCTTTGTGTCGCTGATCATTCTGGCGGCGATGTATTCGGCCATTTTTATTGTCGAATTTCTTGCACCCTATGCGCAGGAAACCCGCGACAGCCAGAATATCCATCATCCGCCGCAGGGCATTCACCTGTTTGACGATGGCAAATTCGTGGGTCCATTTACCTATGGCACCGACTTTTCCATTGATATGGAAACCCTGAAGCCGATCTATACGCCCAACCCGGAAAAGGTCGATAAACTGCGGTTCTTCTGTTCGGGTGACCCCTATGAATTTTGGGGGATGGTTGATGCCAGTTTGCATCTGGTTTGCCCGTCCAAGGATGGCACGCTGTTTTTGCTGGGCACGGACCGTTTGGGCCGCGACATGTTGTCGCGCATCATCTATGGCGCGCGCATCTCGCTGACCATTGGTCTGGTCGGCATCGCTGTCAGCTTTGTGCTGGGGGTCCTTATTGGCGGTGCCGCGGGTTATTTTGGCGGCTGGGTTGATAGTTGCGTACAACGCGTCATCGAGGTGATCCGGTCTCTGCCGGAAATTCCGCTATGGATGGCGCTTTCGGCGGCTTTACCGGTTACCTGGAGCCCGGTTCTGATCTATTTCGGGATTACCATTATTCTGGGCCTGATTGATTGGACGGGACTTGCCCGTGCAGTGCGGTCAAAATTCCTGGCGCTGCGCGAAGAAGATTATGCCTTGGCCGCACGCCTGACCGGGGCCAGCCCCAAACGGATCATTACCCGCCACTTGCTGCCGAACTTTGCCAGCCATTTGATCGCATCGGTTACATTGTCGATCCCGAATATGATTTTGGGTGAAACCGCGCTCAGTTTCCTCGGGCTTGGTTTGCGCCCGCCGGTGGTCAGTTGGGGCGTTTTGTTAAACGAGGCACAAAACATCAATGCCGTGGCGGTTTATCCCTGGCTGATGTTGCCGGTTGTTCCTGTGATTATTGTGGTGCTGGCGTTCAATTTTTTGGGCGATGGCCTGCGCGATGCGGCCGACCCCTATAAAAACTGA
- a CDS encoding class I SAM-dependent methyltransferase, with amino-acid sequence MMTNLPFAKKMRRWKLGLKTLFGKEPAGYFIPYRYAAQTSRAVGRPHYTALEQQFSRHRADFKSWLLKAELYRDALVGFNRATPPDPRWEQGWFPGMDGMMAYVITRELRPRRIVEVGSGHSTRFFYRAVLDEGLDTDISAIDPAPRADIALLPITIHQKIVQKVSASVFADLLPGDILSIDSSHILMPGTDVDMLFSTVLPILPSGVIIHVHDICLPNDYPSAWQWRGYNEQQGVAALLAGGGFEIMWSSAYANNFMKDTVTASIANDLPLLDGSIETSLWLRKK; translated from the coding sequence ATGATGACCAACCTTCCCTTTGCCAAAAAAATGCGCCGCTGGAAACTGGGCCTAAAGACCCTGTTCGGGAAGGAACCAGCCGGTTATTTCATCCCCTATCGTTATGCCGCGCAAACCAGCCGCGCTGTGGGCCGCCCGCATTATACCGCGCTGGAACAGCAATTTTCCCGTCACCGGGCCGATTTCAAATCCTGGCTGTTAAAGGCCGAGCTGTACCGCGATGCGCTGGTCGGTTTTAACCGCGCCACCCCGCCCGATCCTCGCTGGGAACAGGGCTGGTTCCCCGGTATGGACGGCATGATGGCCTATGTCATTACACGCGAATTGCGCCCGCGCCGCATTGTCGAGGTTGGATCAGGGCATAGCACGCGGTTTTTCTATCGTGCCGTGCTTGATGAAGGCTTGGATACCGATATTTCCGCCATTGACCCGGCCCCGCGCGCCGATATTGCCCTGCTGCCCATTACCATCCATCAAAAGATCGTGCAGAAGGTGTCGGCATCCGTCTTTGCCGACCTGCTGCCAGGCGATATTCTGTCTATCGACAGCAGCCATATCCTGATGCCGGGCACCGATGTTGACATGCTGTTTTCAACCGTGCTGCCAATATTGCCTTCCGGGGTGATCATTCATGTCCACGATATCTGCCTGCCCAACGATTATCCTTCAGCATGGCAGTGGCGTGGCTATAACGAACAGCAGGGTGTTGCCGCCCTTCTGGCCGGTGGTGGTTTTGAAATTATGTGGTCGTCGGCCTATGCCAACAATTTCATGAAAGACACGGTCACAGCATCCATCGCCAATGACCTGCCCCTTCTTGATGGCAGCATCGAAACCAGCCTGTGGCTGCGCAAGAAATAG
- a CDS encoding ABC transporter permease: MARRLLVMIPTLFLISVLVFIVIQLPPGDFLTTYLNELKAQGEAVDPAKIAFLRAQYGLDEPLYMQYFHWAWGLLHGNLGFSFEYNLPVTEVVGDRLWLSMVLNFSTILFIYLVSFPIGIYSATRQYSWGDYGITLLGFLGLAMPNFLFALVLLYYANVVFGTSIGGLMDPEFINAGWSLPKVMSIIEHLWAPVLVIGTSGTAAMIRRLRANLLDELGKQYVVTARAKGLSPMKVLFKYPLRMSLNPFISDIGNILPQVVSGSVLVSVVMSLPTTGPMLLSALQSQDMYLAGSFLMFLALLTVVGMFVSDLLLAWLDPRIRLQGSVSQ; encoded by the coding sequence ATGGCCAGAAGGCTGTTGGTGATGATACCGACACTGTTTTTGATCAGTGTCCTGGTATTCATCGTCATTCAGTTGCCGCCCGGTGATTTTTTAACCACCTACCTGAACGAACTGAAAGCCCAGGGCGAAGCCGTGGACCCGGCGAAAATTGCCTTTCTGCGGGCGCAATATGGCCTGGATGAACCGCTTTACATGCAATATTTCCACTGGGCGTGGGGGCTGTTGCATGGAAATCTGGGCTTCAGTTTTGAATATAACCTTCCCGTGACCGAGGTGGTGGGCGATCGCCTTTGGCTTTCCATGGTGCTTAATTTCAGCACCATCCTGTTTATCTATCTGGTCAGCTTCCCCATCGGGATCTATTCGGCAACCCGGCAATATAGCTGGGGTGATTACGGTATCACCCTTTTGGGCTTTCTGGGCCTTGCCATGCCCAACTTTCTGTTTGCGCTGGTGTTGCTGTATTACGCCAATGTGGTGTTTGGCACCTCGATTGGCGGGTTGATGGACCCGGAATTTATCAATGCCGGCTGGTCACTGCCCAAGGTAATGTCAATCATTGAACATTTATGGGCACCGGTCCTGGTAATTGGCACATCGGGCACAGCGGCCATGATCCGGCGTTTGCGCGCCAACCTGCTTGATGAACTTGGCAAGCAATATGTGGTTACGGCGCGCGCCAAGGGGCTGTCACCGATGAAAGTGCTGTTCAAATACCCGCTGCGCATGTCGTTGAACCCGTTTATTTCCGATATCGGCAATATCCTGCCGCAGGTGGTTTCGGGGTCGGTTCTGGTATCGGTGGTGATGTCGCTGCCCACAACGGGGCCCATGTTGCTGTCGGCCTTGCAAAGCCAGGATATGTATCTGGCCGGATCGTTTTTGATGTTTCTGGCATTGCTGACTGTGGTTGGCATGTTTGTTTCGGATTTGCTGCTGGCATGGCTTGATCCGCGTATTCGCTTGCAGGGGAGCGTTTCCCAATGA
- a CDS encoding 3-phenylpropionate MFS transporter gives MTRPADATRRQTAIILALFFVGLFLIQGVFLPYWPVWLKGHGLSGGEIGILLSLPNWIRIFADPLIAQQADRSGNRKTPMVILAGIYILTIIAFSFADQFWFLLGLSAIIGFSFAPLLPLGTTITVHECKQRDLDYGRIRLWGSLAFIAASYGAGWVLDATGNDAIIWMICAAGIVNFAIITRMPNPQTDRPLRSGSSIIFLMKCPTFLVYLGCICFAQASHGTYYGFASVHWENVGFSHDVIGLFWAMGVIAEIVLFALAGKYMRSYHPGLLFAIGALGGMVRWTVLGMTDNFWLILLVQPLHALTFGITHLAAIGFIARAVPTQIATSAQSLMATLSMGLFLGGSIWASGPIFENFGSQTYFMMVIFSAISFLFALWLRRRWQEGNAIPI, from the coding sequence ATGACACGCCCCGCCGATGCCACCCGTCGCCAGACCGCCATTATTCTGGCGCTGTTTTTTGTCGGCCTGTTTTTGATCCAGGGGGTGTTTTTGCCATATTGGCCCGTATGGCTTAAGGGGCACGGGCTTTCGGGCGGTGAAATTGGCATTTTGCTGTCCCTGCCGAACTGGATCCGCATCTTTGCCGATCCGCTGATTGCGCAACAGGCAGACAGGTCTGGCAACCGCAAAACACCGATGGTGATTTTGGCCGGGATTTATATCCTGACCATAATTGCCTTTTCCTTTGCCGATCAGTTCTGGTTCCTGCTTGGCCTGTCGGCCATTATCGGCTTCAGCTTTGCCCCGCTGCTGCCCCTGGGCACCACGATTACGGTGCATGAATGCAAACAGCGCGATCTGGATTATGGGCGTATTCGCCTGTGGGGGTCGCTGGCCTTTATTGCGGCGTCCTATGGTGCGGGCTGGGTGCTTGATGCCACCGGCAATGATGCCATTATCTGGATGATCTGTGCGGCGGGCATTGTCAATTTTGCCATCATCACCCGTATGCCCAACCCGCAAACCGACCGGCCCCTTCGCAGTGGTTCATCGATCATTTTCCTGATGAAATGCCCGACATTTCTGGTTTATCTCGGCTGTATATGCTTTGCCCAGGCCAGCCACGGCACCTATTACGGCTTTGCCTCTGTCCATTGGGAAAATGTCGGCTTTTCACATGATGTGATCGGGCTTTTCTGGGCGATGGGCGTTATTGCCGAAATCGTCCTGTTTGCCCTGGCAGGCAAATATATGCGATCCTACCATCCCGGGCTTTTATTTGCCATTGGCGCGCTGGGCGGTATGGTGCGCTGGACAGTATTGGGCATGACCGATAATTTCTGGCTGATCCTGCTGGTTCAGCCGTTACACGCCCTGACATTTGGCATCACCCACCTTGCGGCCATTGGCTTTATTGCCCGTGCCGTCCCCACCCAGATTGCAACATCGGCGCAAAGCCTGATGGCGACACTGTCGATGGGCTTGTTTTTGGGTGGGTCGATCTGGGCATCCGGCCCGATTTTTGAAAATTTCGGGTCCCAAACCTATTTCATGATGGTGATCTTTTCGGCGATTTCGTTTTTGTTTGCCCTGTGGCTGCGTCGCCGCTGGCAGGAAGGAAACGCCATTCCCATATAG
- a CDS encoding glycosyltransferase family protein codes for MTDVMIYVQHLLGIGHVRRTALLVAEMRKAGLSVGVVSGGIPDDAIDFSADEVIQLPACRSADLGFSGLVDQDGNLVDDAWKDGRKNALLAAYQTLSPRLLLVEMFPFGRRAFRFELLPLLEQAGQDGVKRVCSVRDLLVRKKDISKERWMRDIALSHFDRVLVHGDPAVFGFDRSFPFAADLGDMLEYTGYVAADIARNDAGPRGGVVVSAGGGAVGADLIAAAIAARPLSGKYADVNWDIITGPHFPVDAFAKLAANMPAGITLHRFLPDFRERLTHAVLSISQAGYNTLMDVLAAGVPSVMVPFAEGGESEQTERAEIFAARGIISLVSANDLTPEKLALAIDNADFPEEFELSLDGARIGAAKIRAIIMGKDYGHLG; via the coding sequence ATGACCGATGTGATGATTTATGTGCAGCATTTGCTGGGAATTGGTCATGTGCGCCGCACCGCCTTGCTGGTTGCCGAAATGCGTAAGGCGGGGCTTTCGGTTGGTGTGGTCAGCGGTGGTATTCCCGACGATGCCATCGATTTTTCTGCCGATGAAGTTATTCAGTTACCGGCGTGTCGCAGTGCCGATCTAGGTTTTTCCGGGCTGGTGGACCAGGATGGCAACCTTGTTGATGATGCCTGGAAAGACGGGCGCAAAAACGCACTGTTGGCTGCCTATCAAACGCTGTCGCCACGCTTGCTGCTGGTTGAAATGTTTCCGTTTGGCAGGCGGGCTTTCCGGTTTGAATTATTACCGCTTCTCGAACAGGCCGGGCAGGATGGCGTAAAGCGTGTTTGTTCGGTTCGTGATTTGCTGGTGCGTAAAAAGGATATCAGCAAGGAACGCTGGATGCGCGATATTGCCCTTTCACATTTTGACCGGGTGCTGGTGCATGGTGACCCTGCCGTATTCGGGTTTGATCGCAGTTTTCCCTTTGCTGCGGATCTGGGGGATATGCTGGAATATACCGGCTATGTCGCCGCCGATATCGCCCGCAATGATGCAGGGCCACGGGGTGGTGTTGTTGTATCGGCAGGCGGGGGTGCTGTTGGTGCCGATTTGATTGCGGCGGCCATTGCTGCGCGGCCCTTGTCGGGCAAATATGCCGATGTGAACTGGGATATCATCACCGGGCCGCATTTCCCGGTCGATGCCTTTGCAAAACTGGCAGCCAATATGCCTGCCGGCATTACGCTTCATCGCTTTCTGCCCGATTTTCGCGAACGTTTGACCCACGCCGTTCTTTCGATTTCGCAGGCGGGGTATAATACCCTGATGGATGTGCTGGCCGCCGGGGTGCCATCGGTGATGGTACCATTTGCCGAAGGCGGCGAAAGCGAGCAGACCGAACGGGCCGAAATTTTTGCCGCCAGGGGCATTATTTCGCTGGTATCGGCTAATGATTTAACCCCTGAAAAACTGGCGCTGGCGATTGATAATGCAGATTTTCCTGAAGAATTTGAATTATCGCTGGACGGGGCGCGTATAGGTGCGGCTAAAATCAGGGCAATAATAATGGGAAAAGACTATGGGCACCTGGGATGA
- a CDS encoding polysaccharide deacetylase family protein gives MGTWDDLRAELDCWAQADRHATMWWRDDDAVSVTSQLEEILSCERSYHVPLALAVIPGLLENDLPERLVETVDTRILQHGWRHESHSPADRKKQELDDVRPVESVLAELKTGFDILTTRFASRFLPVMVPPWNRIAPAVMQGLPEIGIRAFSTFGARKASHPASGLLQVNTHIDVIDWRGTRGFAGEDFCLNAMIVHLQGRRTGAYDEGETTGLLTHHLVHDAATTAFLHDLFSFEHPALQWQAIPRVFPWQ, from the coding sequence ATGGGCACCTGGGATGACCTTCGCGCCGAGCTTGATTGCTGGGCGCAGGCAGATAGACATGCGACGATGTGGTGGCGGGACGACGATGCCGTTTCCGTAACCTCGCAGCTTGAGGAAATCCTGTCCTGCGAGCGCAGTTATCATGTGCCTTTGGCACTTGCCGTTATTCCCGGCCTGCTTGAAAACGACCTGCCTGAACGCCTTGTTGAAACGGTTGATACCCGTATTTTACAGCATGGCTGGCGCCATGAAAGCCACAGCCCGGCAGACCGGAAAAAGCAGGAACTTGATGATGTGCGCCCGGTCGAATCCGTGCTTGCCGAATTAAAGACTGGCTTTGATATTTTAACCACCCGTTTTGCCAGCCGTTTTTTGCCGGTTATGGTGCCGCCATGGAACCGTATTGCGCCAGCCGTGATGCAGGGGTTGCCTGAAATTGGTATTCGCGCCTTTTCAACATTTGGCGCGCGCAAGGCAAGCCACCCGGCAAGCGGCCTTCTGCAGGTCAATACCCATATCGATGTTATTGATTGGCGCGGCACACGCGGTTTTGCGGGTGAGGATTTTTGCCTGAACGCCATGATTGTCCATTTGCAGGGGCGGCGCACAGGCGCATACGATGAAGGCGAAACCACCGGGCTTTTGACGCATCATCTGGTGCATGACGCCGCAACGACCGCCTTTTTGCACGACCTGTTTTCGTTTGAGCATCCCGCCCTGCAATGGCAGGCAATTCCCAGGGTGTTTCCATGGCAATAA